From Chryseobacterium joostei, the proteins below share one genomic window:
- a CDS encoding HU family DNA-binding protein has translation MTKAELVNTISNKLGTEKNETQKVVEAFMQEIRTSMYNGDNVYLRGFGSFIIKTRAAKTGRNISKNTAIEIPAHNIPAFKPSKSFVEKVKTKVAVK, from the coding sequence ATGACAAAGGCAGAATTGGTAAACACCATCTCAAATAAGTTGGGAACAGAAAAGAATGAGACACAGAAAGTTGTAGAAGCTTTTATGCAGGAGATCAGAACTTCTATGTATAATGGGGATAACGTTTATCTGAGAGGTTTTGGTTCTTTTATCATTAAAACAAGAGCTGCTAAAACAGGAAGAAATATTTCTAAGAACACTGCAATTGAGATTCCTGCTCATAACATTCCTGCTTTCAAACCTTCAAAATCTTTTGTAGAGAAAGTAAAAACGAAAGTTGCAGTAAAATAA